The following are from one region of the Procambarus clarkii isolate CNS0578487 chromosome 52, FALCON_Pclarkii_2.0, whole genome shotgun sequence genome:
- the LOC123763513 gene encoding fibroin heavy chain-like encodes MSSSRQIVVLCAALVTAKEKREAEPTYGGHAVGHGLGLGLGHGITHGHGLGHGIGHGSGHSIGHGIGFGHGLDHGIVHSVSHGHGGDIGHGFEGGIGHNVHHGHKVVHTTIHHGGHHVGHGAHGGHHDGHLVGHGAHGGVHHGGHVVVHGGHDLHHGVHVSGHGGHGLHHGGHSGGHGYGHGYGHGKVYSYEVGHGNGASYGYKAAVEHPGHGLSFQRKSAYVAPHYGYGHGHGYGHGHGHGHGYGHVAILLVVAVAAEQHRREIQPSTEEAEHQKREAKPSPGGHGHGHSEVHVVDHGHTVGHGHGIGHAIGHGHAIGHGHAIGHGHDIGHGHAIGHGHGIGHAIGHGHSIGHSIGYGHGIGHSIGHGHGVDHGHAVSHGHGASLGLGHILVGGGLGYGHGLGHGFGAGHGIAHDHGAHNYASEYGFTSGYGGHGHGFGHGHGFGHGHGFGHGHGFGHGHGLGHGHGAGFGHGLGYGHGDGGHGHGLGHVVSHGVSYQPYGANSYLPVHGLVRRAAVPTAEAKATAKATPLPKATATSQYGFGHGGLAGHGAVAHGVGHAVGHGVSHAVGHDVGHVVDHAVGHGVGHGVGHAVGHGVGHVVGHGVGHGGHGVGHVVGHGVGHAVGHGVDHFAGYSHGVGHAVGHGVGHAVGHGVSHAVGHGVGHAVGHGVGHAVGHGVGHGVGHTVAHGVDHFAGYGHGVGHAVGHGVGHGGHGVGLAIGHGHGLGHAVGHGHGLGHAVGHGVGHAVGYGHSVGLAVGHGHGVGHAVGHGVGHAVGHGVGHAVGHVVGHAIGHGHGFGHAVGHGHGIGHAVGHGASLAVGHGHGVGHVAGFGHGGGHGHHGLGHAVGHEAQVVDHSIHVFDEGDKKHGSSHGAHVVAHDAGHSLGHGHGLGHSHGLGHGHGLGHGHGLGHGLGKSFYYNPYAYSPYTSR; translated from the exons ATGTCTTCCTCTCGCCAGATCGTTGTCCTGTGTGCTGCCCTCGTGACAGCCAAGGAAAAGCGGGAGGCTGAGCCTACCTATGGTGGCCATGCGGTTGGCCATGGCCTGGGTCTCGGCTTGGGCCATGGGATCACTCACGGTCACGGATTAGGCCACGGCATCGGCCACGGTTCAGGGCACAGCATTGGCCACGGTATTGGTTTCGGACACGGGCTAGATCATGGCATCGTTCACAGCGTAAGCCATGGCCACGGTGGCGACATTGGTCATGGTTTCGAAGGCGGTATTGGTCATAATGTACATCATGGTCATAAAGTCGTCCACACAACCATTCACCATGGTGGCCATCATGTGGGGCACGGAGCACATGGCGGCCACCATGATGGCCATCTTGTGGGGCACGGAGCACATGGCGGCGTCCACCATGGTGGCCATGTAGTCGTCCATGGTGGTCACGACTTGCACCATGGTGTTCATGTGTCGGGTCATGGGGGCCACGGCCTTCACCATGGAGGACACAGTGGTGGTCATGGGTATGGCCACGGTTATGgccatggcaaagtttactcctacGAGGTTGGTCACGGAAACGGAGCTTCCTATGGATACAAGGCGGCCGTGGAGCATCCTGGCCATGGTCTTTCCTTCCAGAGGAAGAGCGCCTACGTCGCGCCCCACTATGGTTACGGACATGGCCACGGCTACGGACATGGCCACGGACATGGCCACGGCTACGGACAC GTTGCCATACTCCTGGTCGTTGCCGTGGCAGCCGAACAACACAGACGGGAGATCCAACCTTCCACAGAGGAAGCCGAACACCAGAAGCGCGAAGCGAAGCCATCCCCAGGTGGACACGGACACGGTCACAGTGAAGTCCATGTTGTCGATCACGGACACACTGTCGGCCACGGGCATGGCATCGGGCACGCTATTGGACACGGACACGCTATTGGCCACGGACATGCTATTGGCCACGGACATGATATTGGCCACGGACACGCTATTGGCCACGGGCATGGCATTGGGCACGCTATTGGTCACGGACACAGCATCGGCCACTCTATTGGCTACGGACATGGGATTGGCCACTCTATTGGCCACGGACATGGCGTCGACCATGGGCATGCAGTTAGTCATGGACACGGCGCTAGTTTGGGTCTTGGGCACATCCTTGTTGGTGGTGGCTTAGGATACGGACATGGCTTAGGACATGGATTTGGAGCCGGGCACGGCATTGCGCATGACCATGGAGCCCATAACTACGCTTCGGAATATGGATTCACTTCCGGATATGGAGGGCATGGACACGGCTTCGGACATGGGCACGGTTTTGGACACGGGCACGGCTTCGGACATGGGCACGGCTTCGGACATGGGCACGGTCTCGGACACGGTCACGGTGCTGGATTCGGTCATGGTCTAGGATATGGCCATGGCGACGGCGGGCACGGACACGGGCTGGGACATGTCGTGAGTCACGGAGTGTCCTACCAGCCATACGGAGCCAACTCCTACCTTCCCGTTCACGGCCTGGTCAGGCGCGCAGCTGTGCCCACGGCGGAAGCAAAGGCGACTGCTAAGGCAACGCCACTTCCAAAGGCAACGGCAACATCTCAGTACGGCTTCGGACACGGAGGTCTCGCTGGACACGGCGCAGTAGCCCATGGTGTGGGTCATGCAGTGGGTCATGGGGTTAGCCATGCTGTGGGCCACGATGTGGGCCATGTGGTGGATCATGCAGTAGGTCATGGTGTGGGCCATGGTGTGGGTCATGCAGTAGGCCATGGTGTGGGTCATGTAGTAGGTCATGGTGTGGGCCATGGaggtcatggtgtgggtcatgtAGTAGGCCATGGTGTGGGTCATGCAGTAGGCCATGGTGTGGATCATTTTGCAGGCTATAGCCATGGTGTGGGTCATGCAGTaggtcatggtgtgggtcatgcAGTAGGTCATGGTGTGAGTCATGCAGTAGGCCATGGTGTGGGTCATGCAGTAGGCCATGGTGTGGGTCATGCAGTAGGTCATGGTGTGGGTCACGGTGTGGGTCATACAGTAGCCCATGGTGTGGACCATTTTGCAGGCTATGGCCATGGTGTGGGTCATGCAGTAGGCCACGGTGTGGGTCATGGCGGTCATGGTGTGGGACTTGCAATAGGTCATGGCCATGGTTTGGGCCATGCAGTAGGCCATGGCCATGGTTTGGGTCATGCAGTAGGCCATGGTGTGGGTCATGCAGTAGGCTATGGGCATAGTGTCGGTCTTGCAGTAGGCCAtggtcatggtgtgggtcatgcAGTAGGCCATGGTGTGGGTCATGCAGTAGGCCATGGTGTGGGTCATGCAGTAGGCCATGTTGTGGGTCATGCAATAGGTCATGGCCATGGTTTTGGTCATGCAGTAGGCCACGGTCATGGTATTGGGCATGCAGTAGGCCACGGTGCCAGTCTTGCAGTGGGCCATGGCCATGGTGTGGGCCATGTTGCAGGCTTCGGACATGGTGGTGGTCACGGCCACCATGGGCTGGGCCACGCCGTGGGGCACGAGGCTCAAGTGGTAGACCACAGCATACATGTCTTTGACGAAGGAGACAAGAAGCATGGGTCGTCTCATGGTGCCCACGTGGTGGCCCATGATGCTGGCCACAGCCTGGGCCATGGCCACGGCCTGGGCCATAGCCACGGCCTGGGTCATGGCCACGGCCTGGGTCACGGCCACGGCCTGGGTCACGGGCTAGGTAAAAGCTTCTATTATAATCCTTATGCCTACAGTCCCTACACATCAAGATAG